In one Dama dama isolate Ldn47 chromosome 5, ASM3311817v1, whole genome shotgun sequence genomic region, the following are encoded:
- the LOC133056111 gene encoding small ribosomal subunit protein uS14 yields MGHQQLYWSHPRKFGQGSRSCRVCSNRHGLIRKYGLNMCRQCFRQYAKDIGFIKLD; encoded by the coding sequence ATGGGTCACCAGCAGCTCTACTGGAGCCATCCGAGAAAATTCGGCCAGGGTTCTCGCTCTTGCCGGGTCTGCTCAAACCGGCACGGTCTGATCCGGAAATACGGCCTCAATATGTGCCGCCAGTGTTTCCGCCAGTATGCGAAGGACATCGGCTTCATTAAGTTGGACTAA